The Caldisericum sp. DNA segment TTGACAAAGTTATAAATGAACTTGTTGCTGTTAAGAAGTCAAAAAAATCTTCTATCCTTATTTTGCAGGGGGAACCTGGCTCTGGTAAGTCTCACCTTCTTGCAAGAATTTACAGGTACGCAGAAATTGAAAGGTTTCTCTTTGCACTCTACAACCCTCTTTTAGTAAAAAGTGGCGCAACATATTCATCGCTTCTGAGAAGTCTTTTTGACAGCTTTGAAAGAAAACACTCAGAACTCAAATCAAAGCCAATAAATCATATTAGAGGAGAGATAGTAAAGATTGGATTGAGAAACTACAACGCACAGGAAGAGCCAAGAATCCAAGTATTAATAAAGGAAATAAAAAATCCCAGGAAAACAGTTGTCCCATATGCATTGTACGAAAGCTTTAGAGCCTTGCCAGCAAACATTCAGGAAAAATTGAGAAAAATTATAGCAGAAGAGGCGCTTCAATATGTAAGGGAGGAAACAGAATTTAAAATTGGAAAGAAGTACCTAAAAGCAATAATTGAAGCAATTATCGATGAAAATAAATACCCCGTCTTAAGAGAACTGATAAGTGAAGGAAGTTTAACCAGAGAGGATGCAGAAAAACTAAATTTAACGACAGGATTTTCCATTAACGAAGATATAGCGTTTGAAATTATACAATCGATTTTTGTCCTTTCACCTTTTCCAATTTTACTTTCAATAGACCAGATAGAACATTTCGATAGGCATCTTGACAAAGATGGAATTATTAACTTTCTTGAGGACCTTTACAATTTAGTTGCAAACACAAAAAATGTGCTTTTACTTTTGAGTGCCCAAACGGCAATTTTCAACAAATGGAGATCATTTTTACCAGAGTATCTCAAGGATAGATTTTCCAATACGGCATCTCTTGAAGGAATGAGCTCAGAAGAAGGACTTGAAATAATAAAAGTAAGGAACAAGTATTTCTTCGAAAAACTCGAAGTTAAATTAGACGACCCCTATTTCCCCTTTGATAAAGATGATCTACTTAAAAAAATAAAGGACAACAAACTAAGATCGCCACGAAAAGTAATTGAACTTGCAAATGCGATCCTTGAGGGAGCACTTCCAGAGAAAAAAGGCGTTGAAGAAGAATTTGAAAACATCCTTAAAAAACAAATATACAATAAAGATGATTTTGAAGACTCTCTGGGTGAATTACTTGCAACCCTCTTTAATGCAGTAAATCTTTCGCCTCGTGGTAAGAAACTCGTGCTCCGTGTAGGAGAAATTGCTATAGGCATAGACAATTCGAAAAACTACTACTCAACGACAAGAAAACTTTCAAGCGCTTTAAGAAAGAAAGGGCTTAACAAAGCAATTTTCGTTAGGGACGAAAAAATTCCCGTAAGGGAAGGAACAAAATCAATCGAGCTTATACGTAAAAACAACATAATACTAAAGTACTACACGCTGGAAGCCGGGAAAAAGTTAATGGCTCTGCAAAAACTTATAAGTTACACTGAGTCTAAAGATATTGACCTTGACTTGAAAGATGTTTTGAAATTCGCAATGGATCTACTGAAGAATTTCTTTGAAGATGTTGTGTCGTTAGAAGAGTTGAATAAATCTATCGATAAACAGGAAGATTTTAAACAAATTCGTAAGTCCAAAGAAGAAAGACAAATAAAAACAAAAGGAAACAAAACTGTTGCAGAAATTGTTGAAAGAATAAGAAGCGAATTTGAAGAAGGAAAAATACAAGTTGCAAGATTATCTCAATACATTTCGAAAGACCAATCTTCACTTGTTCCAGAAATTTTAAAACTCCTTGGGACAATACCGTTTATTAAGATCCGGGAACTAGAAAATGGAGAAATTTTTATTGCAAAAAAACCTTCATAAGTTTTCAGTTTCAGAAATTCTTTTGATGTCAAAATGCAAAAAGGCACTTGAGCTGAAACGCAAGGGCTATAAAGTAAATTTTGGATATGAGAATCCCCCCTATACAGGCATACTGTTTCACAATGTAATAAATAAATTTGCAAAAAGTTTGGAAAACAACCTTTTTAACGAAACAAATATCAAAGGTGAAAACTTATTAGCATTCATAAAAGATAGGCTTTACCAGATATTTATTCAAGAAATAGAAAAAGATAGAAAATCATCGCTTGATGTCGTCTGGAATTACCTTGAAGATTTTTCAGTACTTCTTTTTACCTTATTAGAAAATAGCAATGACAACCTGAGAGAAATATTTTTGCAATCAGAACGACCTTTTAAATTTAAGTTGATGGATAATGTAATGATCTACGGAAGGTATGATGTTCTCTTAAAAAGTGGAAATAAAGTAAAAATAATTGATTACAAAACAAGAAATGAAGATTTTGAACGCGATACATTCCAGATTGCATTATACTATGAAGCAGTGAAAAAGACATTTGGGATAGAGCCTGAGCCCGTGGTGATGTATTTTGAGAACGGGAAGATTTTAACAGAAACTTATACAAGAGAAGAAATGGAAATAACGCTTGAGGTAATTAAAAACCTTGTAAACGAATTTATAACCGAGTTTGAAAAAAGCGAAATCAAACCCACGCAAAATAGAGATACTTGCAAACAATGTAATATGCACAAATACTCTTTTTGTAAGTTTACTTAGAAATCCCTCTGTATAAGCCGATTACTTTACCTATAATCTTCACATCCCTTGTTATGAAAATCGGTTTGTACTTTGGATTTGCAGGCATAAGATAAAGACCATCTTTCATCTTCTCAACTTTCTTAACTGTTGCCTCGTCTCCGATGACAGCAACACAGATATCACCAACGGAAGCAGGTATGTCAGGGTCAACTATAACAAGATCTCCATCTTCAATGTGTGCTTCAATCATGCTATCGCCTTTGACCTTCAACACAAAGGCGTGGGGATGAAGCCTTGGATCAACAGGAAATGGAAGAAAGCCCTGTATTTCTTCAACCGCTACGGTAGGTTCACCTGCGTGGACTGCACCAACAAGAGGAAACTTATTCATAATAGGCGCAACAACTTTTATAGAGCGGGCTTTGCCTTCAGTTTTAACATAACCAAGTTTCTCAAGCCTCTTTACATAGTCGTAAACTGTTGCAATCGAGCGCAAACCAAGTTTCTCTTGAAGGTCTCTGTAGGTAGGGGTTATTCCCTCACCTAAAAGTTCAATCAAAGCATCGAGAACTTTCTTTTGCTTGTTAGTAAGTTTATTTTCCATATTCCACCTCAGCATATTATACGAACATTTTTTCAGTTGTCAAGTAGATAATAGTTTAATTTTATAGTACGCGCAGGAACGGTCCCTAAATTTCTCTCAAACTTGACTCTTCAACATAAATTTCACTCCTCTTTAAGCTTATATCTCCTTCGAATCGGTTAAGTAAAAGACCATTTAAAAGTTTTGGATAAAAATTTGTAGATTTTTCTGGCATAAGAAGCCCAGCCTTTGTGATATTATCGATTTGTTCAATAGTCGGGGGTTTTAAGATAAACAAGATCTTTTTGCTCTCCTTTGCTTCTTTAATTGCTCTCTTTAGGTTTGTTTCGTAAGAAATCATACTATTATCAATATCTATAAGAGGGAGTATAAGCTTTTCAAGAACTACCGCACTTAAATTTCTAAACTTTTTAGGTACTCCTTTGAAAGAAATTTCGTCAAAACTTTGCTGTTTCTTTTTCAGGACAAAATAGTAATTGTTTCCTAAATAAATAGCAAAATCTTCCTCATCAGGATAAAGTCTTTGCTCTAAATCCTCTAAAGGTTTCTTATGCAAATAAAAGATTGAATTTAGCTTTCTCGAAAAATCATCCATATTAGAAACGCTAACAAGCCTATAAATTGGAAGAATGCTTATATTTTCCCTGGGATAAACATTCACAAAAGCCATCATGCGAAAACTAAAAACCTCATCAAAGTTATTATACTCTGCGTACCTTAGAGATGCTTCATACCTGTGATGGCCATCAGCGATAATTAGATATTTATCTTTCATTATTTTTTGTACTTTTGAAATAACTTTCAAATCGCTTACTCGCCAGATTTTATGAATATTTCCATACCAATCTTCTGCCTCAATAACTGGAGAAACTTTCTTAAAAGGCTCAATAAGGGATTCAACTGAGTAGCTTTCATCCTTGTAAAGCGTGAAAATTGGTCCTAAATGTGCATGTGTAGACTTTAGAAAATCAAATTGAAGTTTAACAGCATCCGGGAAAGTCTTTTCATGAGGTCGTATAATCCCTGTATTATAAGGGGAGAGCCTCCCCAGCGCTATAAAGCCTTTCTGGACTTTCAGCTCTCCCCTTAAAGAATAAATCCTGTCGTAAGCGTAAATACTTTCCTCCGTCTCTTGAACAAAGACACCTTTTTTAATCCATTCATTTAAAACTCTATTCGTGTAATTAAAGTCCCCTTTTATAATTCTTACAGCATTAAAAGGACTCCTTTTTCTATACTCTTCTTCCATCCGTAAAGTAATCTCATCAAAAGGCTGAGTTACAACATTACTAAAGTCCTTTACAATATCTAAATTGTAATAAAATGCTTTAAATGGTTTTATAAGAGCCATTTCAGGCGGTCCTTTCTCGATTTTATACATTGGGGAGTTCTCTCATTGCTTTTTCTATCTCCTCTTCTGGATATTCGTAATCCTGCAATTTATTTTGGAAGAAGGCATCATATGCCGCAAGGTCAAAATGCCCATGACCAGAAAAGTTGAACACGATAACATCGTCCTTTGTTGCCTTTTTTGCTTCTTCTATTGTCGCTTTTATTGCGTAATTTGTCTCCGGTGCAGGTAAAATACCTTCGGTTCTTGCAAAAAGTATACCTGCCTCAAAAACTTCTCGCTGGAAGTATGCTTGTGCCTCTATAAGTTGATGCTTCAAAAGAAGACTCAAAATAGGAGAATCCCCATGATAACGCAAACCACCAGCATGTATTGGCGATGGAATAAATGAACTGCCAAGTGTAAACATTTTAAGAAGTGGTGTTACTTTTCCTGTATCTCCGTAATCGTATCGGTATTTTCCTCTCGTGAATGTTGGACAAGCAGTCGGCTCCACTGCTATGAACCGAATATTATTCCCCTCCAATTTGTCTTCAAGGAATGGAAGCATGAACCCACCAAAATTACTTCCTCCACCCACACAACCTATCATAATCGTCGGCTTAACTCCAATTTTCTGTAATTGCATCTTTGTTTCAAGCCCAATAACCGTCTGATGGAGTAAGACATGATTTAATACACTTCCAATAGCATATTTTGTATCTTTGTGAGTCAATGCATCTTCTACTGCCTCTGAAATTGCAATACCCAGACTTCCAGTTGTATCAGGAAATTGCTCTCTAATTTTTCTTCCAACTTCAGTCATTTCGGTTGGAGACGCATAACACTTTCCTCCCCAGGCCTCCATAAGTAATCTTCTATAAGGCTTCTGCTCATAACTTGCCTTAACCATATAAACTTTTACTTGCAGCCCAAATTGGGCACCTGCAAATGATAGGGCTGAACCCCACTGTCCTGCGCCAGTTTCAGTTACGAGGTTTTTTACGCCCTCTTTTTTAGCATAATAAGCCTGTGCAACTGCTGTATTAGGTTTGTGAGAACCAGGAGGGGAGACGGACTCGTTCTTGTAAAAGATCTTTGCCTTCGTGCCAATAGCTCTTTCTAAATTTTCCGCTCTTACAAGTGGGGTAGGCCTCCATGTTGCATAGACATTTCTTACCTCTTCAGGAATTTCAATGAATCTTTCGAAAGCCATTTCCTGTTCAACGCTTTCTTTAGGAAAAATAGCCTCAAGTTGTTCAGGTTTTACCGGCTCGTTGGTTACTGGATCAAGGGGAAGTGGAACAGGTTCGGGTAAATCGGGAAGTACATTGTACCAGTACTTCGGTAGTTCTTCTTCGCTTACTACTACTTTTTTCATCTTTACCTCCTTAAAAATTATTTTTATAAATAAAAATAGGAGCCCCTTCCAGGGCTCCTATCAGGATTTATCTATAATTACGGATTAACTTTTCATAAGAAAGTCATATCCGCCCTGGAGGGTAAACCCGTTTCCAGAGCGCCACCACCAAGCCCAACCAACAAACCTTACTTCAATATGAACTTTCTTTTCCATTTTGGGCAATTATACAAAAATAATATTTTCAGTCAAGTATTTGCAATTTGTTTTTAATGTTAACAATTGTATAATTAAGTATGAAATATATTATAATTTTGCTTTTAATTTTGATAGCTGTTTACGGATTCTGGATTGAACCTAATATGGTTAAAATCTCAAATATAGAAATCGCCTCTTCAAAATTTGACGAAACCATAAACAATTTCACAATAGTTCAGATTTCGGACTTGCACATAAAGGAATACGGCATAAAAGAGCAATTTGTAGTAAAATCACTTTTAACAATAAAGCCTAATCTGGTAGTTTTTACAGGAGACTTCATAGACAACAAAAACGATATTAATACTTTAAATGATTTTCTAAAAGCATTTAGAGCATCTTATGAAGGTGACTCCTTTGCAGTCTTGGGAAACTGGGATTATAACACTGAGCCTGACGAAGTTATAAAACTTTTAGATAATTACGACATAAAAGTATTGAAAAACAAAAATATCTACTACGAGTACGGAAACAACAAGTTTTACATAATAGGAGTTGACGACCCCATTACAGGGCATGATGATCTTGATGCAGCACTTTTCAGAGTTAACCAAGATTTATTCAATTTGCTAATAGTACACGCACCTGATATAGTAAACAAGTTTCAAAATGGGACAAAGTTTGACCTGATACTAACAGGACATACGCACGGCGGTCAAATTGGTATCCCATTTATAGCAAGGAAATTGGCACCAACATCAACAGATTATATAAGAGGTTTATATAATACAGAATTTGGGACAATGTATGTGAATAGAGGAGTAGGAACAACTATTATACCTTTAAGATTATTTTGTCCGCCTGAACTTACAGTTATTAAACTAAAGAAACAAGATTAAAAATTGGATTTTTCGCATAATTTCAAAGAAGATAACTCTTATTAACAATAATAAGGAATTCATGAGATAAAAAATGACAAAAACAACCAATTAAATAAGGGGTTAATTATACTAACAGAACCCTTTTAAAAGGCTGTTTCTTAAATTTTTATAAACCCTTGAGATTTTGAGTTTAGAGAGACAAAATTTTGTTCGTAGGTACTAATACCCATTTTGAGGTAAAATTGACGCTCTACGACGCTTTAAATGCACGGTTTTAGATAAGTATTGATGCAGTCTCTACGAAAAAATGCGTGGTTTAAAGGGGTGGTTTTTGAGCAATAAAAATTCAAAAACGGCATGAAAAGTCCGGTTTATAGGAATGGCAATTTGGTGCGGGAGGAGGGATTTGAACCCTCACGGGTCGCCCCACTGGAACCTGAATCCAGCGCGTCTGCCGTTCCGCCACTCCCGCAAGAAACTATTTTTCTGTTAAAACAGAAGATATTACCATCGGAGGCTTTACACTCTTTTTGAGAATGCTTTTCACGCTCCGCTCAATTTCATTAGATATATTACCAAAATCTCCCTTTTTTGCAAAGGTTTTTACTATTTTTTCAACCTCTGCCTTTATTTCTCGCAAGATTTCGCCCTCCTGCCCCCTGGGCAAAACAAAGCCACGAGTCTCAATGTGTATAGGACGTGCAAACTCTCTATTTTTCTTTAAGAAAACAATTATAAGAAGTATGCCTTTTGTTGCAAGTTCTTTTCTCTCGCCAATATGAGTTAAATCTCCCTCGCTTTTAACGGGGAATTTCATATTGCCTTCTACAAGCACTTCGCCAGTTGAAATCTTTGGCAATTTTCTCAATTTTCCGTTTAATAGAGCAACTCCCAAACCGTTTTCTACAATAAAAATATTCTCTTTTGGAATACCCTCTTCTTCTCCAATTTTCTTTGCATAGACAAGGTGCTTGTACTCGCCATGAACAGGAACAAAATATTTAGGTTTCACAACATCTATCATAAAGCGAATGTCCTCCTGAGAACAGTGCCCCGAAACATGGATTCCGTCCTCTTTTCGATAGTAAACAAAAGCACCTAACTTAAAGAGTTTGTTAACAACCTCCGAAACCAATCTTTCATTCCCAGGTATTGGATCCGCTGAAATTATTACGATATCGCCCTTTGTTATTTTAATGCCGTTATGCTCTCCATTTGAAATCCTTACAAGACCAGACATTGGCTCGCCTTGTGTTCCGGTTGTTACTATTGTTACCATTTTCTTTGGAAGTGCACTTATATCGGAAAGTTCGATAACGCTCTCATCCTTAACTTTGAGATAACCAAGTTTAGAGGCAATTTTCACTGATTCTATAATGCTTCTTCCGTCGAATGCAACTTTTCTTCCAAGCCTTTCGGAAATATCAACAACCTGTTGTATTCTATGGATGTTTGTTGAGAATGTTGCAACAATAACCCTGCCTGGCGCAGACTCCATTATTTTGAACAAACTTTGCCCTACTATTGCTTCAGACCCAGTAAGTCCACTTTCATCTGCGTTTGTGGAATCAGAGAA contains these protein-coding regions:
- a CDS encoding ATP-binding protein; the protein is MDEKRVLIEEFKKLQPYKDNVIKDPFGNEIIDVESINKSAFDKVINELVAVKKSKKSSILILQGEPGSGKSHLLARIYRYAEIERFLFALYNPLLVKSGATYSSLLRSLFDSFERKHSELKSKPINHIRGEIVKIGLRNYNAQEEPRIQVLIKEIKNPRKTVVPYALYESFRALPANIQEKLRKIIAEEALQYVREETEFKIGKKYLKAIIEAIIDENKYPVLRELISEGSLTREDAEKLNLTTGFSINEDIAFEIIQSIFVLSPFPILLSIDQIEHFDRHLDKDGIINFLEDLYNLVANTKNVLLLLSAQTAIFNKWRSFLPEYLKDRFSNTASLEGMSSEEGLEIIKVRNKYFFEKLEVKLDDPYFPFDKDDLLKKIKDNKLRSPRKVIELANAILEGALPEKKGVEEEFENILKKQIYNKDDFEDSLGELLATLFNAVNLSPRGKKLVLRVGEIAIGIDNSKNYYSTTRKLSSALRKKGLNKAIFVRDEKIPVREGTKSIELIRKNNIILKYYTLEAGKKLMALQKLISYTESKDIDLDLKDVLKFAMDLLKNFFEDVVSLEELNKSIDKQEDFKQIRKSKEERQIKTKGNKTVAEIVERIRSEFEEGKIQVARLSQYISKDQSSLVPEILKLLGTIPFIKIRELENGEIFIAKKPS
- a CDS encoding PD-(D/E)XK nuclease family protein; the protein is MQKNLHKFSVSEILLMSKCKKALELKRKGYKVNFGYENPPYTGILFHNVINKFAKSLENNLFNETNIKGENLLAFIKDRLYQIFIQEIEKDRKSSLDVVWNYLEDFSVLLFTLLENSNDNLREIFLQSERPFKFKLMDNVMIYGRYDVLLKSGNKVKIIDYKTRNEDFERDTFQIALYYEAVKKTFGIEPEPVVMYFENGKILTETYTREEMEITLEVIKNLVNEFITEFEKSEIKPTQNRDTCKQCNMHKYSFCKFT
- the lexA gene encoding repressor LexA, with protein sequence MENKLTNKQKKVLDALIELLGEGITPTYRDLQEKLGLRSIATVYDYVKRLEKLGYVKTEGKARSIKVVAPIMNKFPLVGAVHAGEPTVAVEEIQGFLPFPVDPRLHPHAFVLKVKGDSMIEAHIEDGDLVIVDPDIPASVGDICVAVIGDEATVKKVEKMKDGLYLMPANPKYKPIFITRDVKIIGKVIGLYRGISK
- a CDS encoding DUF1015 domain-containing protein, whose translation is MYKIEKGPPEMALIKPFKAFYYNLDIVKDFSNVVTQPFDEITLRMEEEYRKRSPFNAVRIIKGDFNYTNRVLNEWIKKGVFVQETEESIYAYDRIYSLRGELKVQKGFIALGRLSPYNTGIIRPHEKTFPDAVKLQFDFLKSTHAHLGPIFTLYKDESYSVESLIEPFKKVSPVIEAEDWYGNIHKIWRVSDLKVISKVQKIMKDKYLIIADGHHRYEASLRYAEYNNFDEVFSFRMMAFVNVYPRENISILPIYRLVSVSNMDDFSRKLNSIFYLHKKPLEDLEQRLYPDEEDFAIYLGNNYYFVLKKKQQSFDEISFKGVPKKFRNLSAVVLEKLILPLIDIDNSMISYETNLKRAIKEAKESKKILFILKPPTIEQIDNITKAGLLMPEKSTNFYPKLLNGLLLNRFEGDISLKRSEIYVEESSLREI
- a CDS encoding TrpB-like pyridoxal phosphate-dependent enzyme, producing the protein MKKVVVSEEELPKYWYNVLPDLPEPVPLPLDPVTNEPVKPEQLEAIFPKESVEQEMAFERFIEIPEEVRNVYATWRPTPLVRAENLERAIGTKAKIFYKNESVSPPGSHKPNTAVAQAYYAKKEGVKNLVTETGAGQWGSALSFAGAQFGLQVKVYMVKASYEQKPYRRLLMEAWGGKCYASPTEMTEVGRKIREQFPDTTGSLGIAISEAVEDALTHKDTKYAIGSVLNHVLLHQTVIGLETKMQLQKIGVKPTIMIGCVGGGSNFGGFMLPFLEDKLEGNNIRFIAVEPTACPTFTRGKYRYDYGDTGKVTPLLKMFTLGSSFIPSPIHAGGLRYHGDSPILSLLLKHQLIEAQAYFQREVFEAGILFARTEGILPAPETNYAIKATIEEAKKATKDDVIVFNFSGHGHFDLAAYDAFFQNKLQDYEYPEEEIEKAMRELPNV
- a CDS encoding metallophosphoesterase; this encodes MKYIIILLLILIAVYGFWIEPNMVKISNIEIASSKFDETINNFTIVQISDLHIKEYGIKEQFVVKSLLTIKPNLVVFTGDFIDNKNDINTLNDFLKAFRASYEGDSFAVLGNWDYNTEPDEVIKLLDNYDIKVLKNKNIYYEYGNNKFYIIGVDDPITGHDDLDAALFRVNQDLFNLLIVHAPDIVNKFQNGTKFDLILTGHTHGGQIGIPFIARKLAPTSTDYIRGLYNTEFGTMYVNRGVGTTIIPLRLFCPPELTVIKLKKQD
- a CDS encoding ribonuclease J, which produces MKNEFKIIPLGGIGEIGKNSTMLEYKGDIAVIDFGFKFPPPDLFGVDFIIPDYSYLLKNKNKIKAIVLTHGHLDHIGGLRFLLEEVKPSVILGSDLTLGLVKENLPPKLKSALKFEVVKPRETIKVGNFEFTFITVTHSIPASFGVVVKTDEGRVFFTGDYKFDATPIDGRQMDIEKLEELSKDGFDVLFSDSTNADESGLTGSEAIVGQSLFKIMESAPGRVIVATFSTNIHRIQQVVDISERLGRKVAFDGRSIIESVKIASKLGYLKVKDESVIELSDISALPKKMVTIVTTGTQGEPMSGLVRISNGEHNGIKITKGDIVIISADPIPGNERLVSEVVNKLFKLGAFVYYRKEDGIHVSGHCSQEDIRFMIDVVKPKYFVPVHGEYKHLVYAKKIGEEEGIPKENIFIVENGLGVALLNGKLRKLPKISTGEVLVEGNMKFPVKSEGDLTHIGERKELATKGILLIIVFLKKNREFARPIHIETRGFVLPRGQEGEILREIKAEVEKIVKTFAKKGDFGNISNEIERSVKSILKKSVKPPMVISSVLTEK